The Dunckerocampus dactyliophorus isolate RoL2022-P2 unplaced genomic scaffold, RoL_Ddac_1.1 HiC_scaffold_156, whole genome shotgun sequence nucleotide sequence TGATTCTTCTTCTCTCGGAAATGAGTTGCAACCACACAATTTCACCCACTGATGACAGTTTGAAGGCTGCAAATGTCACTAGGCTGGGCTAAATGCGCATTTGTTTTTCCCCCTACTGCTCAactattttttaattgtgtgaTTTATCATTTGCTTTTTAAATGAGTCTGCAGGAAGCAGTGTGAAGCTGGGCGTAGCCTTTAtgattgtgggtttttttttttttccctcacaatGGACGAGTTGATCATCCACAAAGCAAACAAACTACGTTTGGCTTGTTGCTGCTTCGcttactgttgtgtgtgtgttggtgtcagGAGTGTGAGTTTCAAAATGCTGTTAACTGTCAAAACTAGTAAAGAAGAAGACAAGCTTCCGGCTACAAACGAAGCTACCTGCACTGAAAACTCAAAGAAAGAGACACAGGCGCCCTCCAACATAGTCTTAGTTGGCTATCATCCACTTTTACCTCAGTGGAGCCCCTAAACCCAAATGCCCCGAACGTCAAACAATTTGGGGGGTTCGACCAACATTTAGTTCAATCACATTCATCATCATATGTCACCTCACACAAGaagctttttttgtgatgccttcaaaaaaaagaaaaaagtctcatGACAACCATAAAGCAGCAGTGAGGTTTGACTATGCACTGCAGGACGAATGATTCAGTTCAAAAGTGAGCAGCTCGACTTGATCAGGGATCAGACTTGAAACAGGCTTAATTGACACAGCTTGTCAGAATTGCTCACCTGAGGGTGAAGATCTGCACAGAGGAAAGTGTCGACAGAGCCAGAAAAGCCGAGACGGTTTCTCTCTGACGGATGGGTTTGGAGGGCACCATGACCAAAAAGTTACCGTCAAGCTTCAGCTCCGATAACGGCTGGAAGAGCCTGACGCTCCCAATGCGTTGCATGGCTGTGTGACCAGCAGAGTAGCCCATCGGACCGTGCTGCTCCGTGCGAATCGCACTGCCTTTCCTGGAGTCTTCGGCACTACAGTCCCCACTGTTAGTGGTTTGAACCATGTAATAGAGCTCCACAGGGGTGCCCTGGGCCTGCTCGGACACTCTCTGCCGACCTGGCCTGACAGTGGGTGGGCTGAACCAGCTGGCAAGAGGCTCGAGTTCCGCAACGCAAATCCCGAGTTCACCTTTCAGCCTACATGTCCCCCGTACCTCTTGGGTCTCATGGAAGGCAAACATCCTGATGCAGGGCAGCTTTTGGATGGCGCTGTAGTCATCCCAGTCCCTCCCTGCTATGTAGAATAACACTTGGACCTTGGGCCAGCTGGGGTGAATCCTCTCATTGATGATATAAGTGTGAACCTTCCAGTTGAACGTAAAGAGCGGCGACAGTGACGCCGATGTTGGCTCTGATGGTGAAATGAAAGTGTGCTGGTTGAACGGCCCGGGCTGTGTTTGCAGCATCTCCAGCGGGACCGGCTGTTGGACCGATAGCGGCCCATAGCTAGCATTGACAGAGGGCATGTGGCGAGCCTGGTGGATGAAGAAGGACTCAGTGCGGGCCTGCAGGCTGGAATTCCTCATTAAATCCTGGTTTGCCTCCTGTAGGAAGAAAGCTGACTCAGCATTAAGGATCCGGTAGCTGACAGGCAGATAGATTGGCATCGGGGTGTACCTCTGCAGACCCTCCAGGATCACCTTGCTGTCTACCACTGAAACAGAGAAAAGACACACAAACGGAATAGAGGTTATCTATTGTTCCTTATTTCGGAACGGATATAAAAAATGATGCAAGACATGTTTTTACTGTGCTTTTACCTAAAACAGTCATTTTCTAATCTTATCAGCAAAGCCCCAGCCAGCCATGAAATTAAAGTGTAATGCAAGGAAAGGGAAACCTAACTCACACCCTTGTGAGGAACAATTCACGTATACCGTAACATTTGCATACGTTCCCTGCAACCTGAGGCTACcacatattttattaattcgTCTGCACAAGGTTAAATAGCTTGACTCATTTTATAACTCACTCATTTTAAAACTTTGTTGTCATTATCAAGTAATGTACAGTTGtctgttccccccccccctttcttcATTCCTCCACTTCTTTGCATTCTGTCCAATCCATTATTTGGCTTTATCACTGTAGTAGTAAGTATTGAAGTGCTCATGGCACCAGAACACATGGTAACCTTGTTATTTGTTATCtaaaataacactgaaaggcatatttACTGTGTTAGACGTGTGCTCCGATGTTGAAATATGCTAAAATTGTGT carries:
- the LOC129174691 gene encoding transmembrane protein 132C-like, whose translation is GRQQGDPGGSAEEANQDLMRNSSLQARTESFFIHQARHMPSVNASYGPLSVQQPVPLEMLQTQPGPFNQHTFISPSEPTSASLSPLFTFNWKVHTYIINERIHPSWPKVQVLFYIAGRDWDDYSAIQKLPCIRMFAFHETQEVRGTCRLKGELGICVAELEPLASWFSPPTVRPGRQRVSEQAQGTPVELYYMVQTTNSGDCSAEDSRKGSAIRTEQHGPMGYSAGHTAMQRIGSVRLFQPLSELKLDGNFLVMVPSKPIRQRETVSAFLALSTLSSVQIFTLR